A portion of the Sphaerochaeta pleomorpha str. Grapes genome contains these proteins:
- a CDS encoding response regulator transcription factor codes for MKGRILIVDDERDILDVLGFVLEDAGYETRTTDRGDEVLGLVTQWRPDLVILDIGLPGLSGLEVCPCLVSMDIPVLVLSSHDRDDQIVEGLEVGAEDYVSKPFNLKELLLRIEKILRRTKLNECTEHAIAIGSLAIDFRTQTVWVEGEIVNLTPTEYKIVELLAKHAHTPVTSEVLLKQVWNSEDWIQGAEMVKVNISRVRKKLEKDPTNPRYLLNRWGYGYLLTDIAATGK; via the coding sequence GTGAAAGGAAGAATTCTGATTGTAGACGATGAACGTGACATTCTGGATGTCCTTGGTTTTGTGCTGGAGGATGCTGGATACGAAACAAGAACTACTGATCGGGGGGATGAGGTGCTTGGTCTGGTTACGCAATGGAGACCTGATCTTGTAATCCTCGATATCGGACTACCTGGCCTAAGTGGTTTGGAAGTATGTCCTTGTCTGGTGTCCATGGACATTCCAGTCTTGGTACTCAGCTCCCATGACAGGGATGACCAGATTGTGGAAGGGCTGGAGGTCGGAGCCGAAGACTATGTGTCCAAGCCTTTCAATCTGAAAGAGCTCTTACTCCGCATCGAAAAAATCCTCAGAAGAACCAAACTGAACGAATGTACAGAGCATGCGATTGCAATAGGTTCTTTGGCTATCGATTTTCGCACCCAGACAGTATGGGTTGAGGGGGAGATAGTAAACCTCACCCCCACCGAATACAAAATTGTGGAACTGCTTGCAAAGCATGCCCATACCCCGGTGACAAGCGAGGTTTTGCTCAAGCAGGTATGGAACAGCGAAGACTGGATCCAAGGCGCAGAGATGGTAAAAGTGAACATCAGCCGGGTTCGCAAGAAACTTGAGAAGGACCCGACAAACCCTAGATATCTGCTAAACCGTTGGGGGTATGGGTATCTGTTGACAGACATTGCAGCCACCGGCAAGTGA
- a CDS encoding ABC transporter substrate-binding protein yields the protein MKKLQKIVSVLVLIALCVVPLFAAGVQEQAKAGGTLNVYSIMPEKYATKVFDEFTKDTGISVNFVRLSSGEALARIIAEKANPQVDALWGGPADTYEAGVLEGVFDTYVPAEAGKIPTQFKSAKGYWTGIGVIPLAFMSNVTFLKDKGLEAPTSWNDLLNPAYKNSLQMADARTSGTATERIYSLVKVMGEDEAFAYQKKLHQNIQLYTKGGAGGAMPVATGQAGAGIFYIVDALDIQQQGYDLVLSYPKEGVTYGVEASGIIKGAKNLDSAKALMDWASSKRLGEVMVANQINYIPTRPDVTVTNPALDMSQVKLIEADIAWKGENRTRLVERWVADVIQQ from the coding sequence ATGAAGAAACTGCAAAAGATTGTGTCTGTGCTTGTCCTGATTGCGCTCTGTGTGGTACCTCTGTTTGCCGCTGGTGTACAAGAACAAGCGAAAGCAGGTGGAACGCTGAATGTGTATTCCATCATGCCTGAAAAGTATGCCACCAAGGTTTTCGACGAATTCACCAAGGATACAGGTATTAGTGTGAATTTCGTACGACTGTCTTCAGGTGAAGCTCTTGCCAGAATCATCGCCGAGAAGGCAAACCCCCAAGTCGATGCACTGTGGGGAGGTCCGGCTGATACCTATGAAGCTGGTGTACTTGAGGGTGTCTTCGATACCTATGTGCCTGCTGAAGCCGGCAAGATTCCAACTCAGTTCAAGTCCGCGAAAGGCTATTGGACTGGTATCGGGGTAATTCCCCTTGCCTTCATGAGTAATGTAACCTTCCTTAAGGACAAGGGTCTCGAGGCACCGACCAGCTGGAATGATCTGTTGAATCCAGCTTATAAAAATAGTCTGCAGATGGCCGATGCCCGTACCAGCGGAACGGCAACCGAACGCATCTATTCCTTAGTCAAGGTAATGGGTGAGGACGAAGCTTTTGCTTACCAGAAGAAGTTGCATCAGAACATCCAGCTGTACACCAAAGGTGGTGCCGGCGGAGCAATGCCAGTGGCAACAGGTCAGGCAGGGGCCGGAATCTTTTACATCGTCGATGCCCTGGATATTCAGCAGCAGGGGTATGACTTGGTGCTTTCTTATCCGAAGGAAGGCGTGACCTATGGCGTAGAAGCCTCAGGCATAATCAAGGGTGCAAAAAACCTCGACTCAGCAAAAGCCCTCATGGATTGGGCTTCCTCAAAGAGATTGGGCGAGGTTATGGTTGCCAACCAGATCAACTACATTCCCACTCGTCCCGATGTAACGGTTACCAATCCTGCATTGGATATGTCTCAGGTAAAATTGATCGAAGCGGATATTGCCTGGAAAGGTGAGAACCGGACTCGGCTTGTCGAACGTTGGGTAGCTGACGTTATCCAACAGTAA
- a CDS encoding ABC transporter permease, whose amino-acid sequence MFDTNGYKSKRASLMKTDPALFSALVAVWLSFAIFIFLPLLRLLATTFMVNGSFSLANLQKVFSTSYNMKALYGSLILATSVSISGTFLGYLFALAVTRTSLPKPLKVLLGGITMLPLISPPFTSSISLTLVLGPNGMLLKALGIGDFSIYGFLGTWISETLTYFPVAFMVISAILNTMSATLDDAALSLGASRWRMFGTITIPLSLPGIGNSILLLFGASLADFATPLILGGHSFPVLPTEAYLLITGMFDLKGGATLSFLLLAPALLVFFLQRMLLGKKSYVSVTGKNGARTEFAKLPQGLSIFITAVCTLLVVFILYLYAIILWGSFVKVWSVNNTFTLEHYVYVFKHGKKAITDTLLIAVLSTVIGSTLAVIIGYVVQRKQFFGKRFFEFSSMLNYALPGTVVGIAYIIAFNQKPILLTGTLSILVAAYVFRYYATGIRSVIASLEQIDPALEEASLSLGAGSVHTFTHVTIPLIIPAVLAGMRYLFIHCMTAISATIFLVSVHWMLLTTRILESMTELQFSQASAFSIVLIVIVFLVDALMIFLLRLSTSKFHRTQEISYDKIGA is encoded by the coding sequence ATGTTTGATACGAATGGCTACAAGTCAAAACGGGCATCCTTGATGAAAACAGACCCGGCACTTTTTTCTGCTTTGGTGGCGGTTTGGCTTTCGTTCGCAATTTTTATCTTTCTGCCTCTGCTGCGACTTCTTGCAACTACCTTTATGGTGAATGGATCCTTCTCTCTTGCCAATCTGCAGAAGGTGTTTTCCACCAGCTACAATATGAAGGCTTTGTATGGAAGTCTGATTCTTGCCACCTCGGTGAGTATTTCCGGCACTTTTCTAGGATATTTGTTTGCGCTTGCGGTAACACGCACCTCGCTTCCCAAGCCCTTGAAGGTCTTGCTTGGGGGGATTACCATGCTGCCGTTGATCTCGCCGCCTTTTACCAGCAGTATTTCCCTGACGTTGGTGCTTGGTCCGAACGGTATGCTGCTCAAAGCACTGGGAATAGGTGATTTTTCCATCTATGGGTTCCTTGGGACCTGGATATCGGAGACTCTGACATACTTTCCGGTGGCTTTCATGGTTATAAGCGCAATTCTTAATACGATGAGTGCAACCTTGGATGATGCCGCACTCTCGTTAGGTGCCTCGCGTTGGAGAATGTTTGGTACGATTACCATCCCTCTCTCGCTGCCCGGTATCGGGAATTCAATCCTGCTGCTCTTCGGTGCGAGCCTAGCCGACTTTGCCACCCCTTTGATTCTAGGCGGTCATTCGTTCCCGGTATTGCCTACCGAGGCCTATCTCTTGATTACCGGTATGTTCGATTTGAAGGGAGGTGCAACCCTGTCCTTTTTGCTGCTTGCCCCTGCTTTGCTCGTATTCTTTTTGCAGAGAATGTTACTAGGTAAGAAAAGCTATGTGTCGGTGACCGGAAAGAACGGCGCAAGAACGGAGTTTGCAAAGCTTCCTCAGGGTTTGAGCATCTTTATTACAGCGGTTTGCACCCTACTGGTGGTCTTTATTCTCTATTTATATGCAATTATCCTCTGGGGTTCCTTTGTGAAAGTCTGGAGTGTCAATAATACCTTTACGCTCGAACATTATGTGTATGTGTTCAAACATGGGAAGAAAGCAATCACCGATACCCTCTTGATCGCTGTGCTTTCTACGGTCATTGGTTCCACACTTGCGGTCATCATCGGGTATGTGGTCCAACGCAAGCAATTCTTTGGCAAACGGTTCTTTGAGTTCAGCAGTATGCTTAACTATGCACTGCCCGGAACGGTGGTAGGTATTGCATATATCATTGCCTTCAACCAAAAACCGATTCTGTTGACAGGAACCTTGTCCATTCTTGTTGCTGCCTATGTCTTTCGGTACTATGCGACAGGAATTCGTTCAGTCATCGCTTCCTTGGAACAGATTGACCCTGCCCTGGAGGAAGCTTCGCTCAGTCTGGGGGCTGGTTCGGTGCATACATTTACTCATGTTACCATTCCTTTGATCATCCCGGCTGTTCTGGCAGGGATGCGCTATTTGTTCATTCACTGTATGACGGCCATAAGTGCAACCATCTTTCTGGTTTCCGTCCATTGGATGTTACTTACGACCAGGATTCTGGAAAGTATGACTGAGCTACAGTTTTCCCAGGCTTCTGCCTTCTCCATTGTTTTGATCGTCATCGTCTTTCTGGTAGATGCCTTGATGATTTTCCTGCTTCGTCTTTCCACCTCCAAATTCCATAGAACCCAGGAGATTTCCTATGATAAAATCGGCGCTTGA
- a CDS encoding ABC transporter ATP-binding protein translates to MIKSALELRDVTKIFQKGREPVKAVDSVNLTVEEGELVTFLGPSGCGKTTTLRMVAGFELPSSGSITIKGKDITNTPVNKREIGFVFQNYALFPHMSVYNNVAYGLKARGEKDDEIRPKVVSALQLVGLENTENRYPSQLSGGEQQRVALARVIVMEPTLLLMDEPLSNLDAKLRLHMRTEIRKLQKKLGITCLYVTHDQSEALTMADRIVVMHKGKVEQIGTPFEIYSNPQSLFVADFIGQANIITLEVTAIGDENLTAAIPGGGSFTARALRPDKYSPIDVLYKVGKPASLIVRPESIVVTNLSNEDGQFPAQVVSSIFVGSHIEYELLLQNDAIVKASIPFTTGMQMFSEGSSVSLVCDVSNSAFLPA, encoded by the coding sequence ATGATAAAATCGGCGCTTGAACTTCGTGATGTAACAAAGATATTCCAGAAGGGACGTGAACCTGTCAAAGCGGTGGATTCGGTGAATCTCACGGTCGAAGAGGGTGAGCTGGTTACGTTTCTCGGGCCCTCTGGCTGTGGTAAGACTACTACGCTGCGCATGGTGGCCGGGTTTGAGCTTCCCAGTTCCGGATCGATAACCATCAAGGGCAAAGATATTACCAACACCCCGGTAAATAAGCGTGAAATCGGGTTTGTTTTCCAGAACTATGCCTTGTTTCCCCATATGAGCGTCTACAATAATGTGGCCTACGGCTTGAAAGCCCGGGGTGAGAAGGACGACGAAATCCGGCCAAAGGTTGTCTCTGCCCTTCAACTGGTCGGGCTGGAGAATACTGAGAACCGTTACCCGAGCCAGCTGTCCGGTGGAGAGCAGCAACGTGTGGCCTTAGCCAGGGTCATCGTAATGGAACCGACTCTTTTGTTGATGGACGAGCCGCTTTCGAACCTTGATGCCAAGTTGCGCTTGCATATGCGAACCGAGATTCGCAAACTGCAGAAGAAGCTGGGAATTACCTGTCTCTATGTTACCCATGACCAGAGTGAGGCCCTTACCATGGCCGATCGGATCGTGGTCATGCATAAGGGAAAGGTGGAACAGATTGGTACGCCGTTCGAAATCTATAGCAACCCACAATCGTTGTTTGTGGCCGATTTCATTGGACAGGCGAATATCATCACCTTGGAAGTGACAGCCATCGGGGATGAGAATCTAACGGCAGCTATTCCTGGGGGAGGTTCCTTTACAGCCAGAGCCTTGCGCCCGGATAAGTATAGCCCAATTGATGTGCTCTACAAGGTAGGCAAACCTGCTTCTTTGATTGTCAGGCCGGAAAGCATTGTCGTGACCAATTTGAGTAACGAGGATGGTCAATTCCCTGCCCAGGTAGTATCGTCCATATTCGTAGGTAGTCATATTGAATATGAATTGCTCCTGCAGAACGACGCAATCGTCAAAGCCTCGATTCCCTTTACCACCGGTATGCAGATGTTTAGTGAAGGATCATCAGTATCTCTTGTCTGTGATGTGTCGAATTCAGCTTTCCTGCCTGCTTGA
- a CDS encoding helix-turn-helix domain-containing protein: MENRRGVFSVDLEYPNRLLFISANEPIYEYSPDYAVAPGETLGEVIESLSMTQKELAKRTGLTEQTIIRILKGIQPITFETANKLEMVTGVPARMWNNLEMQYREQLSKIKQIKELEQGIDWLHGIPTNELISRGKIPSENSKASLVQETLKFYGVSSVEAWNDIWCDPKVAARRSDCFETQSGPASAWIRLGELQSQQIECLPFSEEHFKKALQVIRTLTAKDPEVFIGEMRKICAESGVALALVRELKKVPWNGASKWLSLNKAMILLNLRGKGEDIFWFSFFHEAYHILHGEKKRLYIAEKNGIDEEEQKADRFAADILIPEKYNTQIVGFTTKKEILALAKSLDISPGIVAGRYRHLTGKWTFFKDVTRTFDWAEDK; this comes from the coding sequence TTGGAAAATCGGAGGGGCGTTTTTTCGGTTGATTTAGAATACCCCAACCGTCTGCTCTTCATTAGTGCAAATGAACCTATCTATGAATATTCTCCTGACTACGCAGTTGCCCCAGGCGAGACCTTAGGTGAGGTGATAGAAAGCCTTTCTATGACGCAAAAGGAACTTGCCAAGAGAACTGGTCTGACAGAGCAAACGATAATTCGTATCCTCAAAGGTATTCAGCCGATAACTTTTGAAACTGCGAACAAGCTGGAGATGGTAACGGGTGTCCCTGCCCGGATGTGGAATAATCTGGAGATGCAGTATAGGGAGCAATTGAGTAAAATCAAGCAAATCAAGGAGCTTGAACAGGGGATTGATTGGTTGCATGGAATTCCGACCAATGAACTGATATCACGGGGAAAAATACCAAGTGAAAACAGCAAAGCAAGCTTGGTTCAAGAAACCCTTAAATTCTATGGAGTTTCGAGTGTAGAGGCTTGGAATGACATTTGGTGTGACCCGAAAGTAGCAGCCCGACGCTCTGATTGTTTTGAGACCCAAAGTGGTCCGGCCTCTGCATGGATTCGCCTGGGAGAGTTGCAATCCCAGCAAATTGAGTGTTTGCCGTTCAGCGAAGAACATTTTAAAAAGGCATTACAGGTAATCCGCACTTTGACAGCAAAGGATCCTGAGGTCTTTATCGGTGAGATGCGCAAAATATGTGCTGAATCTGGGGTTGCCCTGGCATTGGTCCGTGAGCTCAAGAAGGTTCCCTGGAATGGAGCTTCCAAGTGGCTTTCTTTGAATAAGGCAATGATTTTGCTGAACTTGAGAGGGAAAGGCGAGGATATATTCTGGTTCTCGTTTTTCCATGAGGCCTATCATATACTCCATGGAGAGAAAAAAAGGCTGTATATAGCCGAGAAGAATGGTATTGATGAGGAAGAGCAGAAAGCCGACCGTTTTGCTGCGGATATCTTGATTCCTGAGAAATACAATACCCAGATTGTTGGTTTTACTACAAAGAAAGAAATACTTGCTTTGGCAAAGAGTCTTGATATCAGCCCCGGTATCGTAGCAGGTAGATATCGGCATTTGACAGGAAAGTGGACGTTTTTTAAAGATGTAACGAGAACCTTTGACTGGGCTGAAGATAAATAA
- a CDS encoding aldose 1-epimerase, with translation MLELKCSKWSAKIDETFGADLVSLRYDGHRILLEPENRHALENSPFINGSPILFPPNRTEDGVFAFEGREYHLPVNEKRFNVNLHGVLYDVPFSVVEVTDRSARLAFENEGGPYPFDFRIERLFSLDENGLTDTILLKNTSDHPMPFALAFHTTFDNPDFFSVQLGRSYERNDRYLPTGRMMALTETEKSFAYGCNPKSLIISGAYESNGTECRIDDFLFSVSDNFSDWVLFNGDGFICIEPHSNTVNALNISPSVLKSQEITRFSMRFSNIVHR, from the coding sequence ATGTTGGAGTTGAAATGTTCAAAGTGGAGTGCAAAAATAGATGAGACCTTCGGGGCAGACCTGGTATCCTTGAGGTATGATGGTCACAGAATACTTTTGGAACCGGAGAACAGGCATGCCCTTGAAAATAGTCCTTTCATCAATGGAAGCCCTATTCTCTTTCCTCCGAACAGGACAGAGGATGGTGTCTTCGCCTTTGAAGGGAGAGAATACCATCTTCCTGTGAATGAAAAACGATTCAATGTGAATCTTCATGGGGTTCTCTATGATGTTCCCTTCTCAGTTGTTGAGGTTACGGACAGGTCTGCAAGACTTGCCTTCGAAAACGAGGGGGGCCCTTACCCTTTCGACTTCAGGATTGAGCGGTTGTTTTCACTGGATGAAAACGGATTGACTGATACAATCCTGCTCAAGAACACTTCGGACCATCCCATGCCGTTCGCCTTGGCCTTCCATACGACCTTTGACAATCCAGACTTCTTCTCGGTGCAGTTAGGCCGTTCCTATGAAAGGAATGACAGGTACCTGCCAACTGGAAGAATGATGGCGCTTACGGAAACAGAGAAGTCCTTTGCCTATGGTTGCAATCCTAAATCCTTAATCATTTCAGGGGCATATGAAAGCAACGGTACTGAGTGCAGGATTGATGACTTCCTTTTTTCTGTCTCTGACAATTTCTCTGACTGGGTTCTTTTCAATGGAGATGGTTTCATCTGCATTGAACCGCACAGCAATACAGTGAATGCTCTTAATATCAGCCCTTCAGTTCTCAAAAGCCAGGAGATAACAAGGTTTTCTATGCGTTTCAGTAATATAGTTCATAGGTGA
- a CDS encoding ROK family protein: MQYKLALDVGGTFIKSALVDTEGMIIESTLGESPTNSNGKPEEILDSFKSILERNRSLASFTEVGICIPGPFDYENGIFNMTQKFTSVRGMSLSPVFSAEGLEVKYLHDSTAFLLGEIAEGAARGFDRPCGIMLGTGFGFTMSHGGRILINQEQRPCFSLWNKKFRDGIVEDTISRKAIRERYAKLSGDFSMPDVREIAALATGGDKNALAVFRDVGESIGEVISSYIPKKAYDFLVMGGQISKAFDLMAPYIGLEIPVSRAANISDAAIRGVGRYLALGKDACTRVTTEKEALACWS; the protein is encoded by the coding sequence ATGCAATACAAACTAGCCCTTGATGTCGGAGGAACTTTCATCAAATCCGCACTTGTTGATACAGAAGGGATGATAATTGAGAGCACCTTGGGGGAAAGCCCGACAAATAGTAACGGCAAACCAGAGGAGATCCTCGATTCTTTCAAGTCAATACTTGAAAGGAACCGTTCACTGGCATCATTTACGGAAGTGGGAATCTGTATTCCCGGTCCGTTCGACTACGAGAACGGAATCTTCAATATGACCCAGAAATTCACCTCGGTCAGGGGAATGAGCCTTAGTCCTGTCTTCAGCGCAGAAGGCCTTGAGGTCAAATATCTCCATGATTCCACCGCGTTTCTTCTCGGAGAGATAGCAGAAGGTGCAGCTAGGGGATTTGACAGACCCTGTGGAATAATGCTCGGCACTGGTTTCGGTTTTACCATGTCACACGGCGGGAGGATTCTCATCAATCAGGAGCAGAGACCCTGCTTCAGCCTTTGGAACAAGAAATTCAGAGACGGGATAGTTGAGGATACTATTTCAAGAAAGGCTATACGTGAACGCTATGCAAAGCTTTCAGGGGATTTTTCAATGCCCGATGTAAGGGAAATAGCAGCTCTGGCGACCGGAGGGGACAAGAATGCCCTTGCCGTATTCAGGGATGTGGGAGAATCCATCGGAGAGGTAATAAGCAGCTACATACCGAAAAAGGCCTACGACTTCCTTGTAATGGGTGGTCAGATATCCAAGGCATTTGACCTGATGGCTCCCTACATTGGGCTGGAGATCCCAGTATCAAGGGCTGCAAATATAAGTGATGCTGCAATCCGGGGAGTTGGGAGATACCTTGCATTAGGCAAGGATGCATGCACAAGGGTAACAACAGAGAAAGAGGCCCTTGCATGTTGGAGTTGA
- a CDS encoding MurR/RpiR family transcriptional regulator: MGLVSRLENVFPSLSPIEKRITSYFMSHEAELVGKPILDIAQACDTSKSAVVRLCKRIGYNGYKELQTDLSAERALRQRDKVYERSDIYPQSSTASICTLITHNSIRVLESTLQNLDLSSMDKAVDALCSARRVDLYGVGNSGIVAEDANIKLRRLDFFTTCCTDIHMALVSSSTLNADDVAVFFSHSGTTSDILHILEVVKAQGALTVAVTCRGGNTLSKNADIVLETASSENLSRSGAMASRIAMLEIVDMLFSIIASRNYKDVKDILDHTADLFQKEHV; the protein is encoded by the coding sequence ATGGGTCTTGTATCACGTCTTGAAAATGTTTTTCCATCTCTGTCTCCGATTGAAAAGCGGATCACTAGTTATTTTATGAGCCATGAAGCAGAACTCGTAGGAAAGCCAATCCTGGATATTGCTCAGGCCTGTGATACCAGTAAAAGTGCGGTCGTGAGGCTGTGCAAACGCATCGGATACAATGGTTACAAAGAACTGCAGACTGACCTGAGTGCAGAGAGGGCTTTAAGACAGAGGGACAAAGTCTACGAAAGAAGTGACATTTATCCTCAGAGCAGTACAGCCAGTATCTGTACCCTTATCACCCATAACAGCATCAGGGTTCTTGAAAGCACGCTTCAAAATCTAGATTTATCCAGTATGGACAAAGCTGTGGATGCCCTATGTTCTGCTAGGAGAGTTGACCTTTATGGTGTTGGTAACAGTGGAATAGTCGCTGAGGATGCAAATATTAAGCTTAGAAGACTGGATTTTTTTACCACCTGTTGTACCGATATCCATATGGCGTTGGTCTCTTCATCGACTCTTAATGCGGATGATGTAGCGGTATTCTTTTCCCACTCTGGCACTACAAGTGATATTCTGCATATCCTTGAAGTCGTCAAAGCACAGGGAGCCCTCACGGTTGCGGTGACCTGCAGAGGAGGAAATACTCTTAGCAAGAATGCAGACATTGTTCTTGAGACAGCCAGTTCCGAGAATCTCTCACGTTCAGGTGCCATGGCGAGCAGGATTGCTATGCTTGAGATTGTGGATATGCTCTTCTCCATTATTGCAAGCCGGAACTACAAGGATGTGAAGGATATTCTGGACCATACAGCAGACCTGTTCCAGAAAGAGCATGTATAG
- a CDS encoding class I mannose-6-phosphate isomerase, which translates to MSFMFHPYPYADPNAVNPIDADSGIKDSLVIGSLNCGKSLKKLLAGKKHIVAIDGYSGVQFDVIKRTFEQFLDAVWIDVSCVYRDDYHDLIAPSLPIDREMDPALLYGVRFTDGYEALQDNVKCDALRDLCRKESKTVIVYGRGCLSSLLRGVFDVKIWVDTTPRQTALNFKYGKVLNVNSTSAKPFGETMRRNYYVDFENALALRWDLIRRDAIDFYISADNPDNMQMIPYSELKKVFHLAGQKPLHCRPVYLEGVWGGFYFKNLRNLPKEMKNCAWVFDMIPMEVSLALIIEGRELEVPFFTYVQQQGENLLGAEAFARFGGYFPVRFNYDDTYHSNGNMSIQCHPDAEYVVNNHGELGRQDESYYVCVTGQQACTYLGFRDEDSCSAFFKAARQAEKTHELIDYQKYVNPVQSVPGCQVMIPAGTIHASGRNQVVLEIGSLTVGSYTYKLYDYQRIDPQSGLPRPIHLNAGEKVIHGERTADWVKKNIVDHGYVVRQGDTWMEKVVGEHDLLYFSLRNLIFEDEIEDDTKGTFHVLALVDGDRVRVQSLADPSKYFVANNLDILVVPASFGKYRIINEGIGVVTVHKTILKEN; encoded by the coding sequence ATGAGTTTCATGTTTCACCCGTATCCGTATGCTGATCCAAATGCTGTGAACCCCATTGATGCGGATTCTGGGATCAAGGATTCCCTTGTTATCGGTTCGCTCAATTGTGGGAAGAGCCTTAAGAAATTACTTGCAGGCAAGAAGCATATCGTTGCAATAGATGGATATTCTGGCGTTCAATTTGATGTGATAAAAAGGACTTTCGAACAGTTCCTTGATGCTGTCTGGATAGATGTTTCTTGCGTGTATAGGGACGACTATCATGACCTTATCGCCCCTAGTCTGCCTATTGACAGGGAAATGGACCCAGCCCTCCTCTATGGAGTACGTTTCACTGATGGGTATGAGGCACTTCAGGACAATGTGAAGTGCGATGCCCTTAGGGATTTGTGCAGAAAAGAATCCAAGACAGTAATAGTCTATGGAAGAGGCTGCCTTTCCTCCTTATTAAGAGGTGTCTTTGATGTAAAGATTTGGGTAGACACCACTCCGCGTCAGACTGCATTGAATTTTAAGTATGGAAAAGTCCTCAACGTCAACAGTACCTCAGCTAAGCCTTTTGGCGAAACAATGAGAAGGAACTATTATGTTGACTTCGAGAATGCATTGGCCTTGCGCTGGGACCTCATACGGAGGGATGCCATTGACTTCTATATCAGTGCAGACAATCCCGACAATATGCAGATGATTCCCTATTCTGAATTGAAAAAAGTGTTTCACCTTGCAGGGCAGAAACCCCTTCACTGTCGTCCTGTCTATCTTGAGGGGGTCTGGGGTGGTTTCTATTTTAAGAACCTGAGAAACCTTCCAAAGGAAATGAAGAACTGCGCCTGGGTGTTTGATATGATTCCGATGGAGGTATCCCTTGCACTTATCATAGAGGGAAGGGAGCTTGAGGTTCCGTTTTTTACATATGTCCAACAACAGGGAGAAAATCTTCTTGGAGCTGAGGCCTTTGCACGCTTCGGAGGGTACTTCCCGGTCAGATTCAACTATGATGACACCTATCATTCCAATGGCAATATGTCCATCCAGTGTCATCCAGATGCCGAGTATGTGGTAAACAACCATGGTGAGCTTGGACGCCAAGATGAAAGCTACTACGTGTGTGTAACAGGGCAACAAGCCTGTACCTACCTTGGTTTCAGGGATGAGGATAGCTGTAGTGCGTTCTTCAAAGCTGCACGGCAGGCTGAGAAGACACACGAGCTCATCGATTACCAGAAGTATGTAAACCCTGTACAATCCGTTCCAGGCTGTCAGGTGATGATTCCCGCTGGGACTATCCATGCCTCTGGAAGAAACCAGGTCGTACTGGAGATAGGGTCGCTTACGGTTGGCTCGTATACGTATAAGCTTTATGACTATCAGCGAATCGATCCTCAGAGTGGACTACCCAGACCCATCCACCTCAATGCAGGGGAGAAGGTCATACATGGGGAAAGGACTGCAGACTGGGTCAAAAAGAACATTGTTGACCATGGTTATGTCGTGAGACAGGGCGATACCTGGATGGAAAAGGTAGTTGGCGAACACGACCTTCTCTATTTCTCCCTGAGAAATCTTATATTCGAAGACGAAATCGAGGATGATACCAAAGGCACATTCCATGTCCTTGCCCTTGTGGATGGGGATAGGGTACGTGTCCAGTCACTGGCAGACCCTTCGAAGTACTTTGTTGCCAATAACTTGGATATCCTTGTGGTCCCCGCTTCGTTCGGAAAATACAGGATCATAAATGAGGGGATTGGAGTTGTCACCGTGCACAAGACAATACTCAAAGAAAACTGA